In Roseisolibacter agri, one genomic interval encodes:
- the dacB gene encoding D-alanyl-D-alanine carboxypeptidase/D-alanyl-D-alanine endopeptidase — protein MPSPLAARAVTTRALLAGLALVPTLGACAARATGTPAPAATPAPLSPVAALRVAVDSLVQDTMFANARWGVLIVRPGTGDTLYARDADRLFMPASNQKLLTGSTAIATLGPDYRWRTAYVAHGPVRAGVLEGDLAVVGRGDPTISDRMRTDAMQPLLAVADSLAARGIRRIAGRVIADGDAFPDEAHGYGWSWDDLDSPYSAGVDELFFNEGFGRIVVRAGARPGDSVTVQVTPAADALPLRVDVRTVTPGIASGRTATRVRARWDAREARHVLEGVVSVNDSAVLTLAQRDANGAFLGALRTALRTRGITIGGAEPRVSKEPVAPVGDTLFVTQSLPLREVMPAFEKPSQNQIGELLLKTMGLEKTGVGTADSGRRAMERQLATWGVAAERDVVIRDGSGLSRHDYVTPRALVRVLDAMRRDPSFRLFYDALPIAGVDGTIRSRMKGTPAEGNVHAKTGTLDKARSLSGYVTTADGEMLLFSFLCNNYTVPTAQVDRVADALAARLASLRLGGARTAAGAP, from the coding sequence ATGCCCTCGCCCCTCGCCGCGCGCGCCGTCACCACCCGCGCCCTCCTCGCCGGCCTCGCGCTCGTCCCGACGCTCGGCGCCTGCGCCGCGCGCGCGACCGGCACGCCCGCGCCGGCGGCGACGCCCGCGCCGCTGTCGCCGGTCGCCGCGCTGCGCGTGGCCGTGGACTCGCTGGTGCAGGACACGATGTTCGCCAACGCGCGCTGGGGCGTGCTGATCGTGCGCCCCGGCACCGGCGACACGCTGTACGCGCGCGACGCGGACCGGCTGTTCATGCCGGCCAGCAACCAGAAGCTGCTCACCGGCTCCACCGCGATCGCCACGCTCGGCCCCGACTACCGGTGGCGCACCGCGTACGTCGCGCACGGCCCCGTGCGCGCGGGCGTGCTGGAGGGCGACCTCGCGGTCGTCGGGCGCGGCGACCCGACCATCAGCGACCGCATGCGCACCGACGCGATGCAGCCGCTGCTCGCGGTCGCGGACTCGCTCGCGGCGCGCGGCATCCGCCGCATCGCGGGACGCGTGATCGCCGACGGCGACGCCTTCCCCGACGAGGCGCACGGCTACGGCTGGTCGTGGGACGACCTCGACTCGCCGTACTCCGCGGGCGTGGACGAGCTGTTCTTCAACGAGGGCTTCGGCCGCATCGTCGTGCGCGCGGGCGCGCGGCCCGGCGACTCGGTGACGGTGCAGGTCACGCCCGCGGCCGACGCGCTGCCGCTGCGCGTGGACGTGCGCACGGTGACGCCGGGGATCGCCAGCGGCCGCACGGCCACGCGCGTGCGCGCGCGGTGGGACGCGCGCGAGGCCCGCCACGTGCTCGAGGGCGTGGTGTCGGTGAACGACAGCGCCGTGCTGACGCTCGCGCAGCGCGACGCCAACGGTGCCTTCCTGGGGGCGCTGCGCACGGCGCTCCGGACGCGTGGCATCACGATCGGCGGCGCGGAGCCGCGCGTCAGCAAGGAGCCGGTCGCGCCGGTCGGCGACACGCTGTTCGTCACGCAGTCGCTGCCGCTGCGCGAGGTGATGCCGGCGTTCGAGAAGCCGTCGCAGAACCAGATCGGCGAGCTGCTGCTGAAGACGATGGGGCTGGAGAAGACGGGCGTCGGCACCGCGGACAGCGGGCGCCGCGCGATGGAGCGGCAGCTGGCGACGTGGGGCGTGGCGGCCGAGCGCGACGTCGTGATCCGCGACGGCAGCGGGCTGTCGCGCCACGACTACGTCACGCCGCGCGCGCTCGTGCGCGTGCTCGACGCGATGCGCCGCGACCCGAGCTTCCGCCTCTTCTACGACGCGCTGCCCATCGCGGGCGTGGACGGCACGATCCGCTCGCGCATGAAGGGGACGCCGGCCGAGGGGAACGTGCACGCGAAGACGGGCACCCTCGACAAGGCACGGTCGCTCTCGGGCTACGTGACCACCGCCGACGGCGAGATGCTGCTCTTCAGCTTCCTCTGCAACAACTACACGGTGCCGACGGCGCAGGTGGACCGCGTGGCCGACGCGCTCGCGGCGCGGCTCGCGTCGCTGCGACTCGGCGGCGCACGCACGGCGGCCGGCGCGCCGTGA
- a CDS encoding 6-pyruvoyl trahydropterin synthase family protein yields the protein MAFASLTRRVTFAAAHRYRRPEWSDARNLEVFGLCARPSFHGHSYVCHVTVRGPIDETTGFCIDLGLLDRILGDEVRERFDHRNLNTDVPEFADGAQIPSGENLARMIATRVQARLGDALGSGAPRVERVTVAEDESLSATFEPARDA from the coding sequence ATGGCATTCGCTTCACTGACGCGCCGCGTCACCTTCGCCGCCGCGCACCGCTACCGCCGCCCCGAGTGGAGCGACGCGCGCAACCTCGAGGTGTTCGGCCTCTGCGCGCGGCCCAGCTTCCACGGGCACTCGTACGTCTGCCACGTCACGGTCCGTGGCCCGATCGACGAGACGACCGGCTTCTGCATCGACCTCGGGCTCCTCGACCGCATCCTCGGCGACGAGGTGCGCGAACGGTTCGACCACCGGAACCTGAACACCGACGTCCCGGAGTTCGCCGACGGCGCGCAGATCCCGAGCGGCGAGAACCTCGCGCGGATGATCGCCACGCGCGTCCAGGCGCGGCTCGGCGACGCGCTGGGAAGCGGCGCGCCGCGGGTGGAGCGCGTGACCGTGGCCGAGGACGAGTCGCTGAGCGCGACGTTCGAGCCGGCGCGCGACGCCTGA
- a CDS encoding BON domain-containing protein, whose product MARDYEDFSSTDDLSDDELRALVRDRLAEHPTLDVDEFTVHVEDGTVRLEGRVGTEAELRIADHVLTDIVGIGSFDNQLVVDANARDETPMDVEDHIQAERATAGTLLGEMPEQQSDEVFQARGDEDLDQRMFGTTNYQDAVAHGTAYIPPESPTPEGLRGTDAGPGEYGEDH is encoded by the coding sequence ATGGCGCGGGACTACGAGGACTTCAGCAGCACCGACGACCTGAGCGACGACGAGCTGCGCGCGCTGGTGCGCGACCGGCTCGCCGAGCACCCGACGCTGGACGTCGACGAGTTCACGGTGCACGTGGAGGACGGCACCGTGCGCCTCGAGGGGCGCGTGGGCACCGAGGCGGAGCTGCGCATCGCCGACCACGTGCTGACCGACATCGTGGGCATCGGCTCATTCGACAACCAGCTCGTGGTCGACGCCAACGCGCGCGACGAGACGCCGATGGACGTCGAGGACCACATCCAGGCCGAGCGCGCGACCGCGGGCACGCTGCTGGGCGAGATGCCCGAGCAGCAGAGCGACGAGGTGTTCCAGGCGCGGGGCGACGAGGACCTGGACCAGCGCATGTTCGGCACGACGAACTACCAGGACGCGGTCGCGCACGGGACGGCGTACATCCCGCCCGAGTCGCCGACGCCGGAAGGGCTGCGCGGCACCGACGCGGGACCGGGGGAGTACGGCGAGGATCACTAG
- the gpmI gene encoding 2,3-bisphosphoglycerate-independent phosphoglycerate mutase yields MPTTDTRPVALLVLDGWGFRAEREGNAIALAETPAWDALWRRRSRTLLDASGLAVGLPEGQMGNSEVGHLNLGAGRVVMQDLVRISEAIRDRSFFENAAFVAACERVKANGGTLHLLGLVGKGGVHGLDQHLFALIDLAARRGVPKVAIHALLDGRDTLPRSALEYVRETVATAAGRAVIASVGGRYYGMDRDKRWPRTELAYRAAVQGVGPQVTDPVEAIRQTYDAGTTDEFMIPAVVVDASGQPLATMRDGDAVICWNYRSDRMRQIVRALVDPAFDGFDVSDRPDLMVVTMTVYDPTLEQHDVRAAFPPQSMARIVAEVLTDRGLTMLKTAETEKYPHVTYFFNGGNETPYAGEERLLVPSQKVATYDLAPEMSARGVTDVLVNAISGRSHNFMLCNLANGDMVGHSGSLPATIQAVQVVDECLARIVAAAERSGTRLLVTADHGNCEMMIDPETGGPHTAHTTNPVPLVVVDPAGDDVPLREGGALCDVGPTVLRLLGVDQPEEMTGRDLRAQFAGVRA; encoded by the coding sequence ATGCCCACCACCGACACCCGACCGGTCGCCCTGCTCGTCCTGGACGGCTGGGGATTCCGCGCCGAACGCGAGGGGAACGCGATCGCGCTGGCCGAGACGCCCGCGTGGGACGCGCTGTGGCGCCGTCGCTCGCGCACGCTGCTGGACGCGTCGGGGCTCGCCGTGGGGCTGCCCGAGGGGCAGATGGGCAACTCCGAGGTCGGGCACCTGAACCTGGGCGCGGGCCGCGTGGTGATGCAGGACCTCGTGCGCATCTCGGAGGCGATCAGGGACCGGTCGTTCTTCGAGAACGCGGCGTTCGTCGCCGCCTGCGAGCGCGTGAAGGCGAACGGCGGGACGCTGCACCTGCTCGGCCTCGTCGGCAAGGGCGGCGTGCACGGCCTCGATCAGCACCTGTTCGCGCTCATCGACCTCGCGGCGCGGCGCGGCGTGCCCAAGGTCGCGATCCACGCGCTGCTCGACGGGCGCGACACGCTGCCGCGCAGCGCGCTGGAGTACGTGCGCGAGACCGTCGCCACGGCCGCCGGCCGCGCGGTGATCGCGAGCGTGGGCGGCCGCTACTACGGCATGGACCGCGACAAGCGGTGGCCGCGCACGGAGCTCGCCTACCGCGCCGCCGTACAGGGCGTCGGCCCGCAGGTCACCGATCCGGTGGAGGCGATCCGCCAGACCTACGACGCGGGCACGACGGACGAGTTCATGATCCCCGCGGTCGTCGTCGACGCGAGCGGCCAGCCGCTCGCCACCATGCGCGACGGCGACGCGGTGATCTGCTGGAACTACCGGTCGGACCGCATGCGCCAGATCGTGCGCGCGCTGGTGGACCCGGCGTTCGACGGCTTCGACGTGTCGGACCGTCCCGACCTGATGGTCGTGACGATGACGGTCTACGACCCGACGCTGGAGCAGCACGACGTGCGCGCGGCGTTCCCGCCGCAGTCGATGGCGCGCATCGTGGCGGAGGTGCTGACGGACCGCGGCCTGACGATGCTGAAGACGGCGGAAACCGAGAAGTACCCGCACGTGACCTACTTCTTCAACGGCGGCAACGAGACGCCGTACGCGGGCGAGGAGCGCCTCCTGGTGCCGAGCCAGAAGGTCGCGACCTACGACCTCGCGCCCGAGATGAGCGCCCGCGGCGTCACCGACGTGCTGGTGAACGCGATCAGCGGGCGCTCGCACAACTTCATGCTCTGCAACCTCGCCAACGGCGACATGGTCGGGCACTCCGGCTCCCTCCCGGCCACGATCCAGGCCGTGCAGGTGGTGGACGAGTGCCTGGCGCGCATCGTCGCGGCGGCGGAGCGGAGCGGCACGCGCCTGCTCGTCACGGCGGACCACGGCAACTGCGAGATGATGATCGATCCCGAGACGGGCGGCCCCCACACCGCGCACACGACCAACCCCGTGCCCCTGGTCGTCGTCGACCCCGCGGGCGACGACGTGCCGCTGCGCGAGGGCGGCGCGCTCTGCGACGTCGGGCCGACGGTGCTGCGCCTGCTGGGCGTCGATCAGCCCGAGGAGATGACCGGCCGCGACCTCCGCGCGCAGTTCGCCGGGGTGCGCGCGTGA
- a CDS encoding L,D-transpeptidase — protein sequence MFRAIRFGGRHAWWLLAAVFVAMALTTRLLAVAADARWERDVARMVFNDNLELLRQLRAEAGQATDSLQRLLSETPDTPADAPYLVVSVAERRLWYKQGDSVLFGTQVATGSGKTLVRDDGAGAHWKFETPRGRLVVISKDSMPAWVPPDWHFVEQARKRGLGLVRLNRGQELRAADGSIVTVQGSDVVRRYPNGRVVPYTASDGREIVVGGNLLVPPFGTNQRRYKDVLGTRRLNLGDGYALHGTNRPETIGQAVSHGCVRLRNEDIEWLYQHVPVGTPVYIY from the coding sequence GTGTTCCGCGCGATCCGATTCGGGGGGCGCCACGCCTGGTGGCTGCTGGCCGCGGTGTTCGTGGCGATGGCGCTGACGACGCGCCTCCTCGCCGTCGCCGCCGACGCGCGCTGGGAGCGCGACGTCGCCCGCATGGTGTTCAACGACAACCTCGAGCTGCTGCGCCAGCTGCGTGCCGAGGCGGGGCAGGCGACCGACTCGCTGCAGCGGCTGCTGAGCGAGACGCCCGACACGCCCGCGGACGCGCCCTACCTGGTGGTCAGCGTGGCCGAGCGGCGGCTCTGGTACAAGCAGGGCGATTCGGTGCTGTTCGGGACGCAGGTCGCCACCGGCAGCGGCAAGACGCTGGTGCGGGACGACGGCGCCGGCGCGCACTGGAAGTTCGAGACGCCGCGCGGGCGGCTGGTGGTCATCTCCAAGGACTCGATGCCGGCCTGGGTGCCGCCCGACTGGCACTTCGTGGAGCAGGCCCGCAAGCGCGGGCTGGGGCTCGTCCGCCTCAACCGCGGGCAGGAGCTGCGGGCCGCGGACGGCTCGATCGTGACGGTGCAGGGGAGCGACGTCGTGCGCCGCTACCCGAACGGCCGCGTGGTGCCCTACACGGCGAGCGACGGGCGCGAGATCGTGGTCGGCGGGAACCTGCTGGTGCCCCCGTTCGGCACCAACCAGCGGCGCTACAAGGACGTCCTCGGCACCCGCCGGCTCAACCTCGGCGACGGCTACGCGTTGCACGGCACCAATCGCCCCGAGACCATCGGCCAGGCGGTGAGCCACGGGTGCGTGCGCCTCCGGAACGAGGACATCGAGTGGCTGTACCAGCACGTGCCCGTGGGCACGCCGGTCTACATCTACTGA
- a CDS encoding D-Ala-D-Ala carboxypeptidase family metallohydrolase codes for MKHRKSTVRTLAAAALAAATVAVAPARATAQPDTLGGRSGKLRARFVSLERTLTFPFLRRLLGDSSARPGVYTVDEAPGGRPFSFIGLVPFGEKRNGRIGPYRIGFWPAEKGRAVRSAKYGNPQGFIEVTPDNKDTRVSEHFKLADFLTHDQVRVWPKYLVLDEALVDKLELVLADLRARGYDAKRLHVMSGFRTPQYNATGGETAGRADLSRHQYGDAADVWVENGAGRMADLNRDGRVDTRDAAILAEAADRVERAHPELAGGVGIYRANRAHGPFVHIDVRGARARWGHA; via the coding sequence GTGAAGCATCGCAAGTCGACCGTGCGCACGCTCGCCGCGGCCGCGCTGGCCGCCGCGACGGTAGCCGTCGCGCCCGCGCGCGCGACGGCGCAGCCGGACACGCTCGGCGGGCGCAGCGGCAAGCTGCGCGCGCGGTTCGTGAGCCTGGAGCGCACGCTCACCTTCCCGTTCCTGCGGCGCCTGCTGGGCGACTCGTCGGCGCGGCCGGGCGTGTACACGGTCGACGAGGCGCCGGGCGGGCGTCCGTTCTCGTTCATCGGGCTGGTGCCCTTCGGCGAGAAGCGGAACGGCCGCATCGGGCCCTATCGCATCGGCTTCTGGCCGGCGGAGAAGGGGCGGGCCGTCCGGAGCGCGAAGTACGGCAACCCGCAGGGCTTCATCGAGGTCACGCCCGACAACAAGGACACGCGCGTCTCGGAGCACTTCAAGCTCGCGGACTTCCTGACGCACGATCAGGTGCGCGTGTGGCCCAAGTACCTCGTGCTCGACGAGGCGCTGGTGGACAAGCTGGAGCTCGTGCTCGCGGACCTGCGCGCGCGCGGCTACGACGCGAAGCGGCTCCACGTCATGAGCGGCTTCCGCACGCCGCAGTACAACGCGACCGGCGGCGAGACGGCGGGCCGCGCGGACCTCAGCCGCCACCAGTACGGCGACGCCGCGGACGTGTGGGTCGAGAACGGCGCCGGCCGCATGGCGGACCTCAACCGCGACGGGCGCGTGGACACGCGCGACGCCGCGATCCTGGCCGAGGCGGCGGACCGCGTGGAGCGGGCGCACCCGGAGCTCGCGGGCGGGGTGGGGATCTATCGCGCCAACCGCGCGCACGGGCCGTTCGTGCACATCGACGTCCGCGGGGCGCGGGCGCGATGGGGCCACGCGTGA
- a CDS encoding D-Ala-D-Ala carboxypeptidase family metallohydrolase — protein sequence MSETPASEPTAGLTMFELARLEEARRRAAEVEAQVRASATVATRARKPRNWLSAVAFMAALGAVLTFFRPSDPDVATLEEIAAVREAGAGADVARDATDAAVAASRPGYGRSGDVLVRVAMPSQLIESPVALPAGSGTLRYQWVRAADSSEADVPRTLAPGMSVLAPARPGVYRLAVGEGASRQVLDDLSLAVLVPFAQKFGGTVNGYRLGSWPFERLGGERPLGFVEVTARTADVSLSRHVRLGDFVTHDQQAQWPRYVVVSPRLLDKVELVVDEIAKLRGVGDPSRIRVRINSGFRTPLHNSGVEGSALNSRHQYGDAADVAIDADGDGRFTSFDSRVVGLAVEMIEKRHPELVGGLGVYVNARSSYVHIDARGRRARWWG from the coding sequence ATGAGCGAGACCCCGGCGAGCGAGCCGACGGCCGGGCTGACGATGTTCGAGCTGGCGCGGCTGGAGGAGGCGCGCCGCCGCGCGGCCGAGGTGGAGGCGCAGGTGCGCGCCAGCGCCACGGTGGCCACGCGCGCCCGCAAGCCGCGCAACTGGCTGTCGGCGGTGGCGTTCATGGCCGCGCTGGGCGCGGTGCTGACCTTCTTCCGCCCGTCGGACCCCGACGTCGCGACGCTCGAGGAGATCGCGGCGGTGCGCGAGGCGGGCGCGGGCGCGGACGTCGCGCGCGACGCGACCGATGCCGCGGTCGCCGCGTCGCGTCCGGGCTACGGCCGTAGCGGCGACGTGCTGGTGCGGGTCGCGATGCCGAGCCAGCTGATCGAGTCGCCCGTCGCGCTGCCGGCGGGGAGCGGCACGCTGCGCTACCAGTGGGTGCGCGCCGCCGACTCGTCCGAAGCCGACGTGCCGCGCACGCTCGCGCCGGGGATGTCGGTGCTGGCGCCGGCGCGCCCGGGCGTCTACCGCCTGGCGGTGGGCGAGGGCGCGTCGCGGCAGGTGCTCGACGACCTCTCGCTGGCGGTGCTGGTGCCGTTCGCGCAGAAGTTCGGCGGCACGGTGAACGGCTACCGCCTGGGCAGCTGGCCCTTCGAGCGCCTGGGCGGCGAGCGCCCGCTCGGCTTCGTCGAGGTCACCGCGCGCACCGCGGACGTCTCGCTCTCGCGCCACGTGCGCCTCGGCGACTTCGTGACGCACGACCAGCAGGCGCAGTGGCCGCGCTACGTGGTCGTGAGCCCGCGCCTGCTGGACAAGGTGGAGCTGGTGGTCGACGAGATCGCGAAGCTGCGCGGCGTGGGCGATCCGTCGCGCATCCGCGTGCGCATCAACTCGGGCTTCCGCACGCCGCTGCACAACTCGGGCGTCGAGGGCTCGGCGCTCAACAGCCGGCACCAGTACGGCGACGCGGCCGACGTGGCGATCGACGCCGACGGCGACGGACGCTTCACGAGCTTCGACAGCCGCGTGGTGGGGCTGGCCGTCGAGATGATCGAGAAGCGGCACCCCGAGCTCGTGGGCGGGCTGGGCGTGTACGTCAACGCGCGCTCGTCGTACGTGCACATCGATGCGCGGGGGCGGCGGGCGCGCTGGTGGGGGTGA
- a CDS encoding YkvA family protein yields MTPSPLSRSRQLAERAVERVGDRFREVRPKAKRRPRTGAKRTVLDTIRQLPHYLRLLGGLLTDRRVSALDKVLVGGAIAYILLPTDLLPDFIPFLGEVDDVFLLVTALQRLVANAGRRVLLDHWSGHPSELADLNLKRVVSAAAFFLPIGMRRKLRGMAGG; encoded by the coding sequence GTGACCCCGTCCCCCCTGTCCCGCTCCCGCCAGCTGGCCGAGCGCGCCGTCGAGCGCGTGGGCGACCGCTTCCGCGAGGTGCGTCCGAAGGCCAAGCGCCGCCCGCGCACCGGCGCCAAGCGCACCGTGCTCGACACCATCCGGCAGCTCCCGCACTACCTGCGGCTGCTGGGGGGCCTGCTGACGGACCGGCGCGTGTCCGCGCTCGACAAGGTGCTGGTGGGCGGCGCGATCGCCTACATCCTCCTGCCGACCGACCTGCTGCCCGACTTCATCCCGTTCCTGGGCGAGGTCGACGACGTCTTCCTGCTGGTGACGGCGCTGCAGCGGCTGGTGGCGAACGCGGGGCGGCGGGTGCTGCTGGACCACTGGAGCGGGCATCCGTCGGAGCTGGCCGACCTCAACCTGAAGCGCGTGGTCTCGGCCGCCGCGTTCTTCCTCCCGATCGGGATGCGGCGGAAGCTGCGGGGGATGGCCGGGGGTTGA
- the guaB gene encoding IMP dehydrogenase, which translates to MREAIALTFDDVLLAPRHAQVHPKDVDTSSRFTRGIALNVPLVSAAMDTVTESEMAIAMARAGGIGVLHKNMSIDRQAAEVDRVKRSESGMILNPITLSPEATLREAVALMGRFKISGVPVVDGDGRLVGIITNRDLQFERALDRPLREAMTSEGLVTAPSGTTLDEAEAIMGRHRIEKLPVVDDAGALRGLITVKDIHKRRQYPTANKDHHGRLRVAAAVGAGGDFLSRARALVDAGVDVLVIDTAHGHSQGVLDATAQVREAFPDVQLVAGNVATRDGAAALVARGVDAVKVGVGPGSICTTRVVTGVGVPQLTAVMDAVEGAGDVPVIADGGIKYSGDIVKALAAGASCVMMGSMLAGTEESPGESILAEGRRFKMIRGMGSLAAMQDGSADRYFQEGEMSPKKLVPEGIEGRVPYKGPVGDVLFQMVGGLRSGMGYVGCGSIERLRTEAEFVRITAAGLRESHPHDVTITREAPNYSA; encoded by the coding sequence GTGCGCGAGGCGATCGCGCTGACGTTCGACGACGTCCTGCTGGCCCCGCGCCACGCGCAGGTGCACCCGAAGGACGTCGACACGTCGTCGCGCTTCACGCGCGGCATCGCGCTCAACGTGCCGCTCGTGTCGGCCGCGATGGACACGGTCACCGAGAGCGAGATGGCGATCGCCATGGCGCGCGCGGGCGGCATCGGGGTGCTGCACAAGAACATGTCGATCGACCGCCAGGCGGCGGAGGTCGACCGCGTGAAGCGCTCCGAGAGCGGGATGATCCTCAACCCGATCACGCTCTCGCCCGAGGCCACGCTGCGCGAGGCGGTGGCGCTGATGGGGCGCTTCAAGATCTCCGGCGTGCCGGTGGTGGACGGCGACGGGCGGCTGGTCGGCATCATCACCAACCGCGACCTGCAGTTCGAGCGCGCGCTCGACCGCCCGCTGCGCGAGGCGATGACGAGCGAGGGGCTGGTGACGGCGCCCAGCGGCACGACGCTCGACGAGGCGGAGGCGATCATGGGCCGCCACCGCATCGAGAAGCTCCCCGTGGTGGACGACGCGGGCGCGCTGCGCGGCCTGATCACGGTGAAGGACATCCACAAGCGCCGGCAGTACCCGACGGCCAACAAGGACCATCACGGCCGCCTCCGGGTGGCCGCGGCGGTGGGCGCGGGCGGCGACTTCCTCTCGCGCGCGCGGGCGCTGGTGGACGCGGGCGTGGACGTGCTGGTGATCGACACGGCGCACGGCCACTCGCAGGGCGTGCTCGACGCGACCGCGCAGGTGCGCGAGGCGTTCCCCGACGTGCAGCTGGTGGCCGGCAACGTCGCGACGCGCGACGGCGCGGCGGCCCTCGTGGCGCGCGGCGTCGACGCCGTGAAGGTCGGCGTCGGCCCCGGCTCGATCTGCACGACGCGCGTGGTGACGGGCGTCGGCGTGCCGCAGCTCACCGCGGTGATGGACGCCGTCGAGGGCGCGGGCGACGTGCCCGTGATCGCCGACGGCGGCATCAAGTACTCGGGCGACATCGTGAAGGCGCTCGCCGCCGGCGCGTCGTGCGTGATGATGGGCTCCATGCTCGCGGGCACGGAGGAGAGCCCCGGCGAGTCGATCCTGGCCGAGGGGCGCCGCTTCAAGATGATCCGCGGCATGGGATCGCTGGCGGCGATGCAGGACGGCAGCGCCGATCGCTACTTCCAGGAGGGCGAGATGAGCCCCAAGAAGCTCGTGCCCGAGGGCATCGAGGGGCGCGTCCCGTACAAGGGCCCCGTCGGCGACGTCCTGTTCCAGATGGTGGGGGGGCTGCGGAGCGGCATGGGCTACGTCGGCTGCGGCTCGATCGAGCGGCTGCGCACCGAGGCGGAGTTCGTGCGCATCACCGCGGCGGGCCTGCGCGAGAGCCACCCGCACGACGTCACGATCACGCGCGAGGCGCCGAACTACTCGGCGTAG